Below is a genomic region from Candidatus Hydrogenedentota bacterium.
CCGCGTCCGCCTCCGGCGAGGCGCCGGCGCCGCGCCAGAACAGCACAACCGAGCAGAACGCGGCTAACAGAGCACAGCACAACAGGAATCGGAAAGAAACTCGCATAAGGCTCCCTCCTTTTGAAAATGACGCCTGACCATCGACGCTCGGGCGGCCCTTGTGCCCGGACAACCTCGCTCCGCGGGCAAGAGCGCCCGAATCTAATCTGGAACCAAGCAACTGATAGAATTACGATAACCTATAAGCACGTTTTGGTCAAGAGACGGCGGCTGAGCCGGCGTAAGCGCAAGATCCCGCTTGCATGCCGGTAATTTTGCCGCGGCGCCCGCCAATACGGTACAGTCACACGCAACAGGACGCGTGCGCGCAGGGGCGCGCTTCCTGCAGACAGCACGCAAGGAATACAGCGCCAATGCCGCCAGAAAGAAGGAATCCGGACCCGCGGAAACGCGCGGAAATCCTGGCCGAAGTGCAGCGCACGCGCGAGCAGAGAGAGAAGGGCTACCGCGAACAGGCACTCCGGCTCTTCCCGCACGTGTGCGCGCGGTGTGGCCGCGAATTCTCCGGCAGGAGCCTGCGCGAACTCACCGTGCACCACAGAGATGGCGACCACCTCAACAATCCGCCCGACGGCAGCAACTGGGAACTGCTGTGTCTCTATTGCCACGACTACGAACATCAGACGCCGTATCAACATGCCCCGGGCGCGGGCTCGCCCCTGAACGCCGGCGTCGAACCGCTCACCTTCCAGGCCTTCGAGAGCCTGAAAGACCTTCTGCCTCCCGGTCCGCCAGAACCGGATGCCGATTCCCGCCAAGACGCATAACGCCCCCGCAACAGCGCGTGCCGCGGCTTTATACACGGCGCCATAATCGACGCCGCTTGTTCGCAGTTCAACCTTCAGATTGTCCGCGAAAAACCGCAAGCGGGCGCTTTGACTACGAACACGAAAATGATGTCGTTACCT
It encodes:
- a CDS encoding YajD family HNH nuclease; translated protein: MPPERRNPDPRKRAEILAEVQRTREQREKGYREQALRLFPHVCARCGREFSGRSLRELTVHHRDGDHLNNPPDGSNWELLCLYCHDYEHQTPYQHAPGAGSPLNAGVEPLTFQAFESLKDLLPPGPPEPDADSRQDA